The Actinomycetota bacterium genome includes a region encoding these proteins:
- a CDS encoding replication-associated recombination protein A yields the protein MRPASLEEVAGHADHLGAEGFLRRAIADDDVPSLILYGPPGTGKTTLARVMATSTRAEFEELSAVSAGLADVRAVMQRARDRLAAGTRTVLFIDEIHRFTKSQQDALLPAVEDGLVVLVGATTENPYYEVNAALVSRMRVLQLEALAPADILALVERAIADERGLAGTVTVNPEAREVIVRMSGGDARYALNLLEASAGLAGDGPVTSAVVERAAGGRAVVYDKDGDQHYNVISAFIKSLRGSDPDAALYWMAVMLEGGEDPKFIARRMIVAASEDIGNADPRALEVAVAAARALEFVGLPEARINLAQAATYLALAPKSDAAYRGIDAAIAQVQGEGARVPPIALRDASSTNRRNLGHGAGYVNPHGAPGRVTGDSCMPVGMEDVRFYEPGGVGPEGELAARLAAFRARARGADGFDTMPPSPDREDDG from the coding sequence ATGCGCCCGGCGTCGCTCGAGGAGGTGGCGGGCCACGCCGACCACCTCGGCGCCGAGGGATTCCTGCGCCGGGCGATCGCCGACGACGACGTGCCCTCGCTCATCCTCTACGGGCCGCCCGGCACCGGCAAGACGACCCTCGCGCGAGTAATGGCCACGAGCACGCGGGCCGAGTTCGAGGAACTCTCGGCCGTGTCGGCCGGGCTCGCCGACGTGCGGGCCGTCATGCAGCGCGCGCGCGACCGGCTGGCGGCGGGCACGCGCACCGTGCTCTTCATCGACGAGATCCACCGCTTCACCAAGAGCCAGCAGGACGCCCTGCTGCCCGCCGTGGAGGACGGCCTCGTGGTACTCGTCGGCGCTACCACCGAGAACCCCTACTACGAGGTGAACGCCGCGCTGGTGTCGCGCATGCGCGTGCTGCAGTTGGAGGCACTGGCGCCCGCGGACATCCTCGCCCTCGTGGAGCGCGCCATTGCCGATGAGCGCGGGCTGGCCGGAACGGTCACGGTGAACCCCGAGGCGCGCGAGGTGATCGTGCGCATGTCGGGGGGCGACGCCCGGTACGCGCTCAACCTGCTCGAGGCCTCGGCAGGGCTGGCCGGCGACGGCCCCGTGACCTCCGCGGTGGTGGAGCGCGCCGCCGGTGGCCGCGCCGTGGTGTACGACAAGGACGGCGACCAGCACTACAACGTGATCTCGGCCTTCATCAAGTCGCTTCGCGGCAGCGACCCGGACGCCGCGCTGTACTGGATGGCCGTCATGCTCGAGGGCGGCGAGGACCCGAAGTTCATCGCCCGCCGCATGATCGTGGCCGCCAGCGAGGACATCGGCAACGCCGACCCGCGGGCGCTCGAGGTGGCCGTGGCGGCCGCGCGCGCGCTGGAGTTCGTGGGGCTCCCCGAGGCGCGCATCAACCTCGCGCAGGCGGCTACCTACCTGGCCCTCGCGCCCAAGAGCGATGCGGCCTACCGGGGCATCGACGCGGCGATCGCGCAGGTGCAGGGCGAGGGCGCGCGGGTGCCGCCCATCGCGCTTCGCGACGCCAGCTCCACCAACCGCCGCAACCTGGGCCACGGCGCCGGCTACGTCAACCCGCACGGCGCGCCGGGGCGCGTGACCGGCGACTCGTGCATGCCCGTGGGCATGGAGGACGTGCGCTTCTACGAGCCCGGTGGGGTGGGCCCCGAGGGCGAACTCGCGGCGCGGCTTGCGGCCTTTCGCGCCCGGGCGCGGGGCGCCGACGGGTTTGACACCATGCCGCCGTCACCGGACCGGGAGGACGACGGGTGA
- a CDS encoding thymidylate synthase has product MAPGGDLSADERARVAPYVTDPVGPVFALRGLPEAVKGALFARYSRSPDSVRRILLKEFLPDDVTGTGTVPVTGVPSEVGTDRARDFFQRVLADYGDDSVAQLGGAHVAMEGVSNVLTKVIEWGRLASYLEQSTRYVPYTDQVDGRWKYVRPPGISAHPELLARYEAVLDDAFATYSRLFEAVLDHLVAEEDSGEDDAAARRALRARALDAVRGLLPAATTANLGVYASGQAWEQLIIRLRAHPLAEAREAGDLVLAALRQVIPDFLTRVDRPDRGERMGAYRRATEERAATMWEELAGGAESVTGTPSGAPSGLAAVRLVDHDADGERRVLAHALWPKSGCTLEQVRARVDTLDDAAVRSALAQWSAGRADRRERPGRALEATSYLFEVTCDYGAYRDLQRHRILTLEAQPLGASLGWEPSPDVDAAGLADEFARVNEASAGLWREVLYVVPEEAPYAVTMAHRLRFAMRMNAREAMHLIELRSQPQGHAAYRRVAQDMLVAIRDDAGQPGIADLMGFTDMSGESGRLGQERRTEALRTADTLDS; this is encoded by the coding sequence ATGGCCCCCGGCGGCGACCTCAGCGCGGACGAGCGCGCGCGCGTCGCGCCCTATGTGACCGACCCCGTGGGCCCGGTGTTCGCCCTGCGGGGCCTGCCCGAGGCGGTGAAGGGCGCGCTGTTCGCCCGCTACTCGCGAAGCCCCGACTCGGTGCGGCGGATCCTGCTGAAGGAGTTCCTGCCCGACGATGTGACTGGCACCGGAACGGTGCCTGTCACAGGGGTCCCGTCCGAGGTCGGCACCGACCGCGCCCGCGACTTCTTCCAGCGCGTGCTGGCCGACTACGGCGACGACTCCGTGGCGCAGCTGGGCGGCGCGCACGTGGCGATGGAGGGCGTGAGCAACGTGCTCACGAAGGTGATCGAGTGGGGACGCCTGGCGTCGTACCTGGAGCAGTCCACCCGCTACGTGCCGTACACCGACCAGGTGGACGGGCGCTGGAAGTACGTGCGCCCGCCCGGCATCTCAGCGCACCCTGAGCTGCTGGCCCGGTACGAGGCCGTGCTCGACGATGCCTTCGCCACCTATTCGCGCCTGTTCGAGGCCGTGCTCGATCACCTGGTGGCCGAGGAGGACTCGGGCGAGGACGACGCCGCGGCCCGCAGGGCGCTGCGCGCCCGCGCCCTCGATGCCGTGCGCGGCCTGCTGCCCGCGGCCACCACGGCGAACCTGGGCGTGTACGCATCGGGCCAGGCATGGGAGCAGCTGATCATCCGGCTGCGCGCGCACCCCCTGGCCGAGGCCCGGGAGGCCGGCGACCTGGTGCTCGCAGCCCTTCGCCAGGTGATCCCCGACTTCCTCACCCGGGTCGACCGCCCGGACCGCGGCGAGCGCATGGGCGCGTACCGCCGGGCCACCGAGGAGCGCGCGGCGACGATGTGGGAGGAGCTGGCCGGAGGCGCAGAGAGCGTGACTGGCACCCCCTCCGGTGCTCCGTCCGGGTTGGCCGCCGTGCGGCTGGTCGACCATGACGCCGATGGCGAGCGGCGCGTGCTGGCGCATGCGCTGTGGCCGAAGTCCGGGTGCACGCTCGAGCAGGTGCGCGCCCGGGTGGACACCCTCGACGACGCCGCCGTGCGGTCGGCGCTGGCGCAGTGGTCGGCCGGGCGCGCCGACCGGCGCGAGCGGCCCGGGCGCGCGCTCGAGGCGACCTCATACCTGTTCGAGGTCACATGCGACTACGGCGCCTACCGCGACCTGCAGCGCCATCGCATCCTCACGCTCGAGGCGCAGCCGTTGGGCGCCAGCCTGGGCTGGGAGCCCTCGCCCGACGTGGATGCCGCGGGGCTGGCCGACGAGTTCGCGCGGGTGAACGAGGCCTCGGCCGGGCTCTGGCGCGAGGTGCTCTACGTGGTGCCGGAGGAGGCGCCCTACGCGGTGACCATGGCCCATCGCCTGCGCTTCGCCATGCGCATGAACGCCCGTGAGGCAATGCACCTGATCGAGCTTCGCAGCCAGCCCCAGGGGCACGCCGCATACCGGCGCGTTGCCCAGGACATGCTCGTGGCGATCCGCGACGACGCCGGTCAGCCGGGGATCGCCGATCTCATGGGCTTCACCGACATGTCCGGGGAGAGCGGCCGCCTGGGCCAGGAGCGGCGCACAGAGGCCCTTCGCACCGCTGATACCTTGGATTCCTGA